The DNA region CGAGGTTTTAGATATTTTTGCTATCAATGAAGAACAGCCCTTTAGGATACTTTTTTTTGGCACGCAAATAGAAAGCCTGCGGTATTTTGATATAAATACTCAAAAATCTATACAAAATGAACTTCAAGAGCTTTGCATCTGTCCTTTTTTGGCTCATTTTTCTCAAAGTGAGTTTGAACATTTGCAAAACAAGCTTGAAAAATTTGAAAATTCGGCTTTGATTAGTGATTTTAATTCTTTTGGTTTTTGGTGTATAGATGATTTTTGTGATTATTTAGAGCTTGATTTTAAGAGTATAAAAAGCTTTAAAGACTTAGAATTTGAAGGGCTAGATAAGGCTAAGCTTGAAAAGATTAATGCTAGAGTTTTACAAGATGCTAAGCATTATAAAGACTTGCAAAGCACTTATTCAAGGGATTTTTTTAGTTTTCATCAGGATAAAGAAATTCTCATACTAGCACGAAATGAAGCTCTTTTTAAGGCTTTAAATATAGAAAAAACTCCAAATTTAAGCTTGCAGATAAGCCCTTTAAGGCTTCATCTTATCAGTCAAGAAAAGATCATACTTTCTTTAAATCAAAAAACGCCTAAAAAACGCGTGCGAAAAGCAAGTTTAATCATCGATGAGCTAAGCAAGGGTGATTTTATCGTGCATCAAGATTATGGTGTGGGAAAGTTTTTGGGGCTTGAGATGATTAAGATTAGCGGAGTAAAAAAAGAATTTGTAGCTCTTTTGTATCAAAATGATGACAAGCTTTTACTTCCTGTTGAAAACTTATATATGATTGATAAATATATAAGCTCAAGTGTCCCAAGTATGGATAAGCTTGGCAAAGGCACTTTTTTACGCCTTAAAGAAAAGCTCAAAGAAAAGCTTTTTGCGATCGCTTCACAACTTGTGATACTGGCTGCTAAAAGGGCTTTAATCGAGCCTAAAAAAATTCATATTGATTATATAGAGCAGGCTAAATTTGTAGCAAGTGCAAATTTTACTTATACTGAGGATCAGACTAAGGCTTGTGAGGCTATTTTAGAAGATTTTCAAAGTGGTAGGGTTATGGATAGGCTTATCAGTGGGGATGTTGGTTTTGGTAAAACTGAAGTGGCGATGAATGCCATTTTACCGGTCTTAAAAAGTGGCTTTAGTGTGCTTTTTTTTGTGCCAACTACGCTTTTATCACATCAGCATTATAAAACCTTAAGCAAACGCTTTGCAAGTTTTGGTATAGAAGTTTTTAAATTTGATCGTTTTACAAGCACAAAAGAAAAAAAGCTTATAAAAGAAAAGCTTGATTTAAATACTCCTTGTGTGATTATAGGTACGCATGCACTTTTAAGCTTAAAATGTGAAAATCTAGCCCTTGTCATCATCGATGAAGAGCATAAATTTGGGGTAAAACAAAAAGAAAAGCTTAAAGAACTCAGCCACAATGCCCATGTGCTTTCTATGTCCGCTACGCCTATCCCAAGAAGTTTAAATCAAGCCTTAAGTCAGATCAAGTCGTATTCAAGCCTTCAAACTCCGCCTTTGCAAAGGCTTGATGTAAGAACTTATGTGAAAGAATACGATGAAGCCTTGCTTAAAGAAGTGATTGCTAGAGAGCTAAGAAGGGGCGGACAAATTTTTTATATACACAATCATATCGCAAGTATAGAACTTCGCAAAAAAGAGCTTTTAGAGCTATTTAAGGGTTTAAGAATTCTTGTGCTTCATTCACAAATTGACTCAAAAATTCAAGAAGAACAAATGCTTGAGTTTGAAAACAAAAAATACGATATGCTCCTTTGCACCAGCATAGTAGAAAGCGGCATAGATTTAGCTAATGTCAATACCATCATCGTTGAAAATGCTGATCGTTTTGGCATGGCTGATTTACACCAGCTTCGTGGCAGGGTAGGAAGGAGCGATAGGCAAGGGTATTGTTATTTTTTAGTTGAGGATAAAAATGCTATCACCAAAGAAGCCTTAAAACGTCTTGTGTCTTTAGAGAGCAATTCTTTTTTAGGGGCTGGTTCTGTGCTTGCTTATCATGATCTTGAGATACGAGGTGGGGGCAATTTATTAGGAAGCGATCAAAGCGGGCATATAGAGCAGATTGGATTGAGTCTTTATCTTAAAATGCTTGAAGATGAAATTAATGCCTTAAGTAAAAAAGAAGTGCTCAATGAAGAAAAAATAGACTTAAAACTTGGGGTAAATGCCTTTTTAAATCCAGAGCTAATCAATGAAGATCGCTTGCGTTTAGAGCTTTACAGGCGTTTAAGCAAGTGTGAAAGTGTAAATGAAGTCTATGAGATAGAAAGTGAAATCAATGATCGTTTTGGCAAGCTTGATACTTATACCCAGCAGTTTTTATCTCTTATCATCATAAAAATTCTAGGCTTAAAGCATTTTAAAAGCATTTCAAGTTTTGAGATGAATATACAATTTACCTATCTTGATGATACAAAAGAGCTGATAAAGGCTCGCAGTAAGGACGATGATGATGTGCTTGATGCTGTGCTTTCATTTTTAAGAAAAAAGCAAAGTGCGTAAAAAGGAGTTTTGATGAATGGGGCTGGGATTTTTGACTTTTTGATACATTTGAATTTAGATTATGAGGGCTTTGATTGGCTTGAAAATAGGGGCTTGAGTGATTTTGAGCTTCTTATTTCTGTGATTTTGACGCAAAATACAAATTGGAATAATGTCTTAAAAGCCTTAAACAACCTTAAAAACGCTCAAATTTCAAGTATAAAACAAATCGCAGAGCTTGAAAATGAAGAACTTGCAAGACTTATTAAGCCAAGTGGATTTTACAATACCAAGGCAAAACGTTTAAAAAATCTATGTGAAAAACTCATCAATGAGTATGAAAGCTTAGAAAATTTCAAAACAAAAGCCAGTAGAGAGTGGCTTTTAAATATCAAAGGGCTTGGCTTTGAAAGTGTTGATAGCGTGCTTAATTATCTTTGCAAGCAAGAATTTCTTGTCGTTGATAGCTATACTAAACGTTTAGCCCTAGCTCTAGGTTTTGAGTTTGAAAGCTATGAGGAGCTAAGGGAGTTTTTTCAAAGTGGGGTAGAAAGCGAGCAAGCAAAGCTTTGCAAGGCTTTGAAAAAAGACTATGAGCTGTATGAACTCTATCAAATTTTTCACGCTTTAATCATAGCCTTTGGTAAGGCTTATTTTAAAGGGGCAAAATTAAGCCTTGAAGGTGAAAAACTTTTAGCACAATTAAGGGCTTAAATTTAGAGCTTTTTTTAAAAAAGTCTTGACAAAAAAGAGCTATTTTGCTACAATCACACTTTTAATTTTAAAAATTCCGGATTAGCTCAGCGGTAGAGTAGGTGGCTGTTAACCACTTGGTCGCAGGTTCGAATCCTGCATCCGGAGCCACTTTTTATGTTTAATCTTTATCATAATTTTTCAAGATATTTCACCGCTTCATAAGCATTTTCTTTAACCATAACCTTTTGGGCAAGCAAACTTTCTTTGCTTTCATAGCCACAGCTTAAAGCAATACACCCAATTTGAGCGTTTTTAGCTGCTTGTATGTCAAGATGAGTATCACCGAGCATAAAAGCATTTGTTTTTTCTTTGCAAAGTAAGTTTAAAGCCTTAAGTATAGGCTCTGCGTCTGGTTTTGGCTTGATAACATCATCTCTTCCTACAATGACTTTAAAAAAATGCCCCACGCCTAAATGCTTAAGTAAAATTTGACTAAATACAGAACTTTTTGTCGTAACTACTGCTAAATCAGCAAATGAAAAAGCAAGCTCAAGAGCTTCTTTTGCTTTTTCTAAAAGTGTGGTTTGTTCAAGATAGACTTCTTTGTAAGCATTTTTATATACTTGAATGTATTTTTGAGTATCCTCAACCTTAATACCTAAATTTTTAAATATCTCATCTAAAGGCAAGCCTATCATATTTTTGATAGCTTCATCATCATGAAAATCATACTTAAAATACTCAAAGCTTTTATGAAAGCCGTGTAAAATAGCCGAAGTAGAGTCAATTAAAGTGCCATCTAAGTCAAATAAAATCGTCTTTTGCATAAAATTTCCTTGATGAGTATTGAAAAGAGGTGGTGGATTTAGCAGGACTCGAACCTGCGACCAACCGGTTATGAGCCGGTTGCTCTAACCAACTGAGCTATAAATCCGCCTTTAAAAGTAAGAAAGCAAAAATTATACTCTACATTTGCTTAATTTTAACTAAACGTTATAAAAACAAGTTGGATTTTTAAGCGATCAAGCACCCTTAAGTCCGATTTTAGTATCTAAAGCAAAATACCTAAAAGTGATAAGGTGCTGTAAAATTCCAAAAAACACCATAAAGGTTGTAAAAGAGCTTCCTCCATGACTGAAAAAGGGCAGTGGTATGCCAACAACAGGGGCAAAACCTATAGTCATAGAAACATTTACAGCCGTATAGATAAAGATAAACAAGGCAACGCAGTTTAATGCTACGCGCGTAAAATAATCATCTTTAAATTTAGCATTTAAGCTAAGCAAATGAAAGATTAAGAGCATATAAAGTAAAAGTAAAAATGCCCCTCCTATAAATCCAAAACGCTCCACAGCATACGCAAAAATAAAATCGCTTGTTGAGATAGGCAAGAATTTAAAATGCGTTTGGGTTGCTTCATCGCTATTTTTGCCCTTAAGTCCGCCGTTTCCAATAGCGATTATGGATTGCTGGACTTGATAGCTTGGCTTTTCGGCTAAAAAATCATGAATTCTTTGCTTTTGATATGGCTTTAAAAAATGCGTGTAAATGATAGGCGAAGATACGGCGATGACTAAAAAAATACTCAACCAAATTTTATAATTCACTCCTATGATAAAAAGCGTGCCAAAACCAACGATAAGTAAAACCGTCGCTGTGCCAAGGTCAGGTTCTGCAGCGATGAGAAAAAAAGGCAAAAGTATATAAAAGCTAAGCTTTAAAAAGCTTTTGAGCTTATAGCCATTTTTAGGCGGAGGATCGCGGTAGATAAGATAAGCAAGCATTAAGATAAAAGAAGGCTTAAGAAGCTCTGAAGGCTGTATGGTAAAGTGTGTAAATGGTACCTCAAGCCATCTTTTTGCTCCAAGTTTTTCAACGCCAAAAATATCGACACTTAAAAGCAAAAAGATATTGATCCAATACAGCAAAGGTATAAGCCATGCAAGCTTTCTAATAGGAAGTATGAAAAAAAACGAAAAGCACAAAAAGCCTACTAAAGTGTAAATGAGCTGTTTTTCAGCCAAAAAAGAGCTGACTTCAGCCACCAAAATAAAAGAAATGGCGATGATTGGCAAGATCAAAGCAGGTTGGACAAAATCAAAGTGAGTGAGAATTCTTCTATCAAATAATTTAATCACTTAAAAAGCCTTAATAAATTTGTAGTATTATACGCTAAGATTTTAACTTTGCAAAGGATAAACGCTTTAAAATGCAAAAAATTTTAGTCAGTGAAATTTCAAGACTTGATATTTTTTTGAGTAAAAATTTACAGCAAAGTCGCCATCAAATCGCTGCTTTAATCAAAAATGGTGGCGTAAAAGTCAATGATCGTCTTGAGCTTAAGCCTTCTTTTAAGCTTAAAATAAATGATGAAATCAGCATTCAAAAGCTTGAAACTTCACCAAAACAAAGCAAATTTGACTTTGATTTTGATATAAATGTTTTATATGAAGATGAGGATTTACTCGTCTTAAATAAGCCACCAAAGCTTGTCGTGCATGCAGCTTTAAGCGTAAAAGAAGCAACTTTAGTTGATTATCTTTTGGCTAAAAATTACACGCTTTCAACTCTAGGCGGCGAGCTTCGAGCAGGCTTAGTACATAGGCTTGATAAAGATACGAGCGGAGCTATACTTATTGCTAAAAATAACGCTACGCACAAGGCTTTAAGCGAACAACTTCTGGATAAAAGTATGGGGCGTTTGTATTTAGCGTTGAGTGATCTGCCTTTAAAAGAAAATTATATGCTTGTAGAAAAAGCATTGGCAAGAAATCCGCACAACCGCCTTAAAAAAATAGCCCTTGATCCACAAAAAGCGAATTTAAACGGAGCAAAAAGTGCAAAATCAGCTTTTATCAATTTGCTTACCAAAGAAGATAAAACAAGCCCAGCTCTTATAGCAGCAAAGCTTTTTAGCGGACGCACGCACCAAATAAGAGCTCATTTAGAAAGCTTAAATCGTCATATTTTAGGCGATGAGCTTTACGGCTTTAAGGGAGCAAAGTATGAAAGAGTGATGCTTCATGCGTATTTTTTGTATTTTATACACCCAAAAAGTCAAAAAAAACTTTGTATTAAAGCGCCAATTTATGATGATTTTTATACAATTTTACAAACACATTTTACACAAGGAGAACTTGATGAAAAAACTTCATTTGAGTCTATTTACTCTGCTTTTAACGCTCATATTTAATGCGTGCGGTTTAACTATGCAAAACCAGCAAATGAGCGTAAATGAGGATTTGCCAAGCGTGCAAACACTCAAGCATATCAGCGATATGAGTAGCGTTGCTTTTGAGTGGAATTCTTTTTATAATGAAAATATACAAGGATTTTTGCTCTATAAAAGCACGCCAAATGAACCTGAAATGAAGCTTGTTGCAACGATTAAGAACAAATTTCAAACCCATTATGTTGATACCTCGCTTGAGCCTGATACGACTTATCTTTATACGATGAGAACCTTTAATGAGTTTAAGCAAATTTCAAGCGAAGGTGTTTTAATCGAAGTAAAAACAAGCCCAAGACTTCAGCCTTTGCCTTTTGTGCAAGCTATTAATGGCTTACCAAACAAAATCAAGCTCATTTGGCGTCCCCACCCTGATCTTAGAGTGCAAGCTTATGAGATACAAAGGGCAGAGCAAGATGGAAATTTTAAAACTATAAAGGAACTTAAAAATCGTTTGGAAGCTGAATATATTGATGATGATTTAAAACCTAATCAAAATTTTCAATACCGCATTTTTGCTAAAACCTTTGATGGCGTGTATTCAGAATCAAGTCAAATTCTAAACTCTACCACCAAAGCTTTACCACCGCAAATCACGCATTTATCAGCTACAACTGATCTTGCAGGACGCATACTTTTAGCTTGGGATAGTCCAAACTTTGAGGACTTTGCGTATTATAAAATTTATGCAAAAAATTCAAGCTTACTCCCTTTTTCAGAGCTTGCACGAACACAAAGTAATAACTATGAAGATAGGGTAAATGAAGTAGGCAAGAAAAAAGAATACAAAATCACTATCGTTGATAAAGACGGGCTTGAAAGCACAATGCCAGAGCATTCAGTAGAAGGTAAAACCCTTGATGCTCCGCTTGCTCCAAGTATCACTTTAACAGCTATTGTGGCTGATGGTATTGATCTTGGTTGGACGCCAAATGATGATAGAGCGGTAAGCTATACACTTAAACGATATGGCGGAGGCGATGTGATCTTTAAAGAGATTAGCGAAACAACTTTTAAAGATACTACAGCCGTGCAAGGACAAAGCTATACTTATGAAGTCATTAGCGTAGATAGCAATGGCATTGAATCTAAACCTTCAGCTAGAGTAAGGGTAGGCGGTTAATGCCAAATTTTAAATGCAAAGGTGTTAAGC from Campylobacter sp. MIT 12-8780 includes:
- a CDS encoding DEAD/DEAH box helicase — translated: MQAKFYEFLQSKPKCELLLCEDDKEADELAQVALFLGFKSFVLPDFRARQDDDLRPFSKELFELCKVLNAYHQEQSSQKILISPLHTILHKLPGKKHLENIRLKLGEHIDEKALKDELVRLGYDFVDIVQDKGELSWRGEVLDIFAINEEQPFRILFFGTQIESLRYFDINTQKSIQNELQELCICPFLAHFSQSEFEHLQNKLEKFENSALISDFNSFGFWCIDDFCDYLELDFKSIKSFKDLEFEGLDKAKLEKINARVLQDAKHYKDLQSTYSRDFFSFHQDKEILILARNEALFKALNIEKTPNLSLQISPLRLHLISQEKIILSLNQKTPKKRVRKASLIIDELSKGDFIVHQDYGVGKFLGLEMIKISGVKKEFVALLYQNDDKLLLPVENLYMIDKYISSSVPSMDKLGKGTFLRLKEKLKEKLFAIASQLVILAAKRALIEPKKIHIDYIEQAKFVASANFTYTEDQTKACEAILEDFQSGRVMDRLISGDVGFGKTEVAMNAILPVLKSGFSVLFFVPTTLLSHQHYKTLSKRFASFGIEVFKFDRFTSTKEKKLIKEKLDLNTPCVIIGTHALLSLKCENLALVIIDEEHKFGVKQKEKLKELSHNAHVLSMSATPIPRSLNQALSQIKSYSSLQTPPLQRLDVRTYVKEYDEALLKEVIARELRRGGQIFYIHNHIASIELRKKELLELFKGLRILVLHSQIDSKIQEEQMLEFENKKYDMLLCTSIVESGIDLANVNTIIVENADRFGMADLHQLRGRVGRSDRQGYCYFLVEDKNAITKEALKRLVSLESNSFLGAGSVLAYHDLEIRGGGNLLGSDQSGHIEQIGLSLYLKMLEDEINALSKKEVLNEEKIDLKLGVNAFLNPELINEDRLRLELYRRLSKCESVNEVYEIESEINDRFGKLDTYTQQFLSLIIIKILGLKHFKSISSFEMNIQFTYLDDTKELIKARSKDDDDVLDAVLSFLRKKQSA
- a CDS encoding endonuclease III domain-containing protein gives rise to the protein MNGAGIFDFLIHLNLDYEGFDWLENRGLSDFELLISVILTQNTNWNNVLKALNNLKNAQISSIKQIAELENEELARLIKPSGFYNTKAKRLKNLCEKLINEYESLENFKTKASREWLLNIKGLGFESVDSVLNYLCKQEFLVVDSYTKRLALALGFEFESYEELREFFQSGVESEQAKLCKALKKDYELYELYQIFHALIIAFGKAYFKGAKLSLEGEKLLAQLRA
- a CDS encoding HAD family hydrolase, producing the protein MQKTILFDLDGTLIDSTSAILHGFHKSFEYFKYDFHDDEAIKNMIGLPLDEIFKNLGIKVEDTQKYIQVYKNAYKEVYLEQTTLLEKAKEALELAFSFADLAVVTTKSSVFSQILLKHLGVGHFFKVIVGRDDVIKPKPDAEPILKALNLLCKEKTNAFMLGDTHLDIQAAKNAQIGCIALSCGYESKESLLAQKVMVKENAYEAVKYLEKL
- a CDS encoding FtsW/RodA/SpoVE family cell cycle protein, whose amino-acid sequence is MKLFDRRILTHFDFVQPALILPIIAISFILVAEVSSFLAEKQLIYTLVGFLCFSFFFILPIRKLAWLIPLLYWINIFLLLSVDIFGVEKLGAKRWLEVPFTHFTIQPSELLKPSFILMLAYLIYRDPPPKNGYKLKSFLKLSFYILLPFFLIAAEPDLGTATVLLIVGFGTLFIIGVNYKIWLSIFLVIAVSSPIIYTHFLKPYQKQRIHDFLAEKPSYQVQQSIIAIGNGGLKGKNSDEATQTHFKFLPISTSDFIFAYAVERFGFIGGAFLLLLYMLLIFHLLSLNAKFKDDYFTRVALNCVALFIFIYTAVNVSMTIGFAPVVGIPLPFFSHGGSSFTTFMVFFGILQHLITFRYFALDTKIGLKGA
- a CDS encoding RluA family pseudouridine synthase — encoded protein: MQKILVSEISRLDIFLSKNLQQSRHQIAALIKNGGVKVNDRLELKPSFKLKINDEISIQKLETSPKQSKFDFDFDINVLYEDEDLLVLNKPPKLVVHAALSVKEATLVDYLLAKNYTLSTLGGELRAGLVHRLDKDTSGAILIAKNNATHKALSEQLLDKSMGRLYLALSDLPLKENYMLVEKALARNPHNRLKKIALDPQKANLNGAKSAKSAFINLLTKEDKTSPALIAAKLFSGRTHQIRAHLESLNRHILGDELYGFKGAKYERVMLHAYFLYFIHPKSQKKLCIKAPIYDDFYTILQTHFTQGELDEKTSFESIYSAFNAHI
- a CDS encoding fibronectin type III domain-containing protein; translated protein: MKKLHLSLFTLLLTLIFNACGLTMQNQQMSVNEDLPSVQTLKHISDMSSVAFEWNSFYNENIQGFLLYKSTPNEPEMKLVATIKNKFQTHYVDTSLEPDTTYLYTMRTFNEFKQISSEGVLIEVKTSPRLQPLPFVQAINGLPNKIKLIWRPHPDLRVQAYEIQRAEQDGNFKTIKELKNRLEAEYIDDDLKPNQNFQYRIFAKTFDGVYSESSQILNSTTKALPPQITHLSATTDLAGRILLAWDSPNFEDFAYYKIYAKNSSLLPFSELARTQSNNYEDRVNEVGKKKEYKITIVDKDGLESTMPEHSVEGKTLDAPLAPSITLTAIVADGIDLGWTPNDDRAVSYTLKRYGGGDVIFKEISETTFKDTTAVQGQSYTYEVISVDSNGIESKPSARVRVGG